The following DNA comes from Rhodothermales bacterium.
ATGTGGGGTGGCGGTGATGACGGGCAGGGGACCCGACGCGGCCTTTTCCTGCGCCAGGGCAGGAGGCGCGAACGCGATGATCAGGAGCAGGATTCCGACCTGCGGGCGACAAACGAACAGATTCATAGTGCGTGCGAGGTCGACGGATGGTGCCAGAAATGCGAGAAGAGCAGACTCACTGGGCCAATTTACTGGGCCAATTCACTGGGCCAATTCACTGGGCCAATTCACTGGGGAAGAGCGGGTGGATTGGCGATCGCGTCACCACCGTCGGAATCCCCGCCGCCTTTCAGGAGGAGAAACGCGAGGCCCCCGACGGCCCCGGCGCCGAGGCCGGCCAGCACGTATTTGCCGGTGCTGCTTTTTTTGCGTCGCGGGTTGCTAACAACGGGCCGGGTAGCGGGCTGACTAGCAGGTTGCTGCGGCGGCGCCTGCACAACGGCCGGCGGCTGCGTTTGGGGCTCTGCCGATGGCGCGAGTTCCGTGTTGATTTCCGCGCGCACTTCCTGGATCATGGCCACGAAGTTGGGCGGGTCCATCGCGATGTCGGGCTCATAATCCGGTACCAGGTTCAGCAGCCGGCGAACGGATTCCCGGGCGTCGACCTCCAGGCCTTTGCCGATAAAACACAACCCCTTCAGCCGATAGGCCGTCCGTCGCTCCCCATCCGTCACGTCGGGCAGGGCGATACACTGGTCGATCAACGCGATCGTCGGGTCGAAAGCGCCGCGGGAGTAGAGTTGATTGGCCTCCACGAGCAGGTCGCTGCAACGCACCGCCTGGGCGCTGGCGGTCGTGGCGCACGCCAGCAGGGCCAGGGCGAGGATCATCGTTCGCGGCTGAACGGTGGAGTTGCGAATCCGCATGATCAGGTAGCGAATGGTGTCAGGTTGTCGAAAATGACAGCGGCGAAGCAAGAATTGTGCAAACTGAATTGCGGGCCAACAAACCGCGATGTGTTGGGGCTATTCCCGGTTGGCTTCGACGAGTGTAAAGGCTAACGGATCTTTCAGGTCTCCTTCCAGCGTCAGCGACCTGGGTCCTCCTTCCAGGCGATACCCTTCTTTTCGTACTTCGATGGTATGGTTGCCGGGATGGAGCTTGATGGTGCTGGGCGTGTGCGCTTCCCGCGAGACGCCGTCGACAAAAATTTCTGCGTTGGTAACGGGTGGGGAAACGACGGTCAGGGTGTATTCCGGCTCGAAATTAAACAAAATGAGGAGGTCTTTGTCGCCAGGTCGAATCACCACCTGTTTTTCCCAGGTGCCGAGCGCTGGGTTTGTGGCGCGCATCGTGTAGCGCCCGGGCGGCAGCCGGTCTTCGTACGCCGCCACATCGCCATCCAGTTTTTTATCTCCATTTACAAACAGCGACCCATAGGGGCGCACCACGACCCGTGTCGAGACTAGTTGCGCACGGAGTTGGGCTGAGAGGGTGGTTTTCTCCTGCGGCTTGAGGCTGCCGGTCCAGTTCTGATAGCCATCGAGCCGCAGCTGAACCGGATACGTGCCGGCGGAAAGTCCAGGTACCTTCAGCGGTGTCGTGCCCTGGCGCTGGCCGTCGAATACGACCTGCGCGCCGGACGGGGTAGAGGTGATCGTGACTTCATAAACAACATTGCCGCCCTGCTCGGGACGCTCGATAGGGGCCTGTCCGCCGGGATTCGGTTCGGCCTGGGACGGAGTGGACGACGGCGTGCCAGAGGCGGCCCCTTCGAACTCCGCGCCGGCCGTCCCGTTGTCGGGAACAGCAAGAGCGCCATCAGCCAGGGTGGACGAGGGGGTTGTATCTCCCGTTTGCTGCGTCGCGGGATCCTCCCCCATGAATCGAAACAGGCCAAAGGCAACGATCACCACGGCCAGTGCGGCAACGGCAAAAAGCAGGATACGCCCTCCCGCCGGCCGCGTGGCGGCCGCATCTCGTCCGGGAGGCAACGTCGCGAGTTCCGGCACCGCAGCCGCGCGGGCGTTGTTCATCGGGCGCGGTGGTGGGGGCGTGAATTTCGGTGCGTCAGCCGGCGTGAACATAACGGTTTTGTCAATCGCCACAGGGCGCGCCGGCGTTTTCGCCGGGGCAGGACGCTGCTCGGTCTCAAACGCTTCGATCGCCTCGCGCATGGCGCGGGCGCTCTGGTAGCGTTTGTCCGGGTCTTTTTTGATCGCCCGCATCACAATAGCTACCAGCCCGGGCGGCATATGCTGGTTGAACGTGTCGGGCGATGGGATTTGCTCTTCGGCGACGGCCTTCATGATCGAATAGGCCGAACTGCCCGCGTTGAAAGGCATCCGGCCGGCGAGCATCTGGTAGAGCGTCATGCCGAGCGCGTACAGGTCGCCCCGGTGATCGACCTTGCTCAGGGCTTCGGACTGCTCGGGAGGCATGTAATACAGCGTCCCGCCGGTAACACCCACCCGAGTCATCATCGAAGAGCTTTCTTCCTGGATCTTGGCCAGCCCGAAATCACTGATCTTGACGTCCCCCCGTTCGGTGAGGAGGATGTTGGCGGGCTTAATGTCCCGATGGATGATATTCGCCTCGTGCGCCACTTCGAGCGCATGGAGGCTCTGCTTGATGATCGGAAGCGCCTGCCTGGGTTGGAGGATGCCCTGGCGTTCGATCAGATGGCCGAGCGTCCCGCCGCCCACATACTCCATCACTATAAACAGATGGGAGTCGATGTGACGGAAAGCATACACGTTGACGATGTTCGCGTGCTGGAGCCGGCCGAGCACCCGGGCTTCCGACTTGAATCGCCACAAAAACTCCTCGTTCGTCGCCACGCCGGGGTTCATCACCTTCAAGGCCACTACCCGGTCTAGCGAGGTGTCGAGGGCTTTGTACACAATACCCATCCCCCCATGCCCTAGCACGGCCTCGATCGCATAATTCTCGATGGACTGACCAATCATCGTACTTTTAGACCAGGGATCCTGTGGTGGAACGATGCTGAATGGGTGCTCAGGGGGATGTACGAAGATACAACACGAGGTGTTGGCAAAAAGGTGAGGACAGGATATTGTGTCTTCGATGCCGGGTTCAAGTTCCGGAAGATAACGTATTCGAGTCCGATCCGAATCCTGCGGAGGAAGGAAAAAAGCACCCCGGCCCTCCGCGAGCGGCCCCGTACCGCAGGAAGTTTTTCTTTGACGCCGGCGGCTTGTCCGTTGACTGTCGAGTTTCGTTGGCAGATATTCACGACAGCACGCTCGGAACGAACATTGCTTCCAGGTCACATTCTCGTCCAGAGCGCACGGTTAGATATTTTGTAGTAAGCCGATCTTTGCGCATTTTCGCGGTCCTGCCTGAAAGCTCCTAAGGGCTACTGGGTATAGAAGTAGTGTAGTGTTCATTCAATTCATTTGACCCGTTCCCCGGGGTCGTTGCCTGATGTCTATGCGTCAGCTTGT
Coding sequences within:
- a CDS encoding protein kinase produces the protein MIGQSIENYAIEAVLGHGGMGIVYKALDTSLDRVVALKVMNPGVATNEEFLWRFKSEARVLGRLQHANIVNVYAFRHIDSHLFIVMEYVGGGTLGHLIERQGILQPRQALPIIKQSLHALEVAHEANIIHRDIKPANILLTERGDVKISDFGLAKIQEESSSMMTRVGVTGGTLYYMPPEQSEALSKVDHRGDLYALGMTLYQMLAGRMPFNAGSSAYSIMKAVAEEQIPSPDTFNQHMPPGLVAIVMRAIKKDPDKRYQSARAMREAIEAFETEQRPAPAKTPARPVAIDKTVMFTPADAPKFTPPPPRPMNNARAAAVPELATLPPGRDAAATRPAGGRILLFAVAALAVVIVAFGLFRFMGEDPATQQTGDTTPSSTLADGALAVPDNGTAGAEFEGAASGTPSSTPSQAEPNPGGQAPIERPEQGGNVVYEVTITSTPSGAQVVFDGQRQGTTPLKVPGLSAGTYPVQLRLDGYQNWTGSLKPQEKTTLSAQLRAQLVSTRVVVRPYGSLFVNGDKKLDGDVAAYEDRLPPGRYTMRATNPALGTWEKQVVIRPGDKDLLILFNFEPEYTLTVVSPPVTNAEIFVDGVSREAHTPSTIKLHPGNHTIEVRKEGYRLEGGPRSLTLEGDLKDPLAFTLVEANRE